One genomic window of Triplophysa rosa linkage group LG11, Trosa_1v2, whole genome shotgun sequence includes the following:
- the amn gene encoding protein amnionless, with the protein MTVPPFTMALQQDVLLFLCFLPFANALYKQWIPDTNFENATNWDKGSIPCGSDQVVFLAQRKVSVYVETAHTITGMNLPMDGEFILMSGAGFSVRDGGDPGCGSGVTAHFKDYESLKWFDPSLWVAATTVDDLHRGTYQFSVHEESVPCRFEDVVFQEATSFRVDVSSNHDVHVKSISVLGKKFTSSSEFSHFLSSGSGKLQFHGSSSLSIGGAGCSDITGCICGNSVNRDKICANVKCESLGCRKPLHPVGHCCDVCGAIVNVQFSSNFNFESYRQRLQHLFLSMHKYELIQLAMSKVLQEQRLLGVIPFGSSQEIQVLLLDQNMGQEAGKLAEALARDIAKDVHNHGSNLGISAMEFQASSGASSSDATGNSAGLLTGAVLGSLVVVGLLAVLTVLYRRGIVKLPRMPSIPSLSKWKNSSDIGELGGPLDRGFVNPMFDKPTMMPEEPVLYGTETVNSITLTQSGVHFVNPVYDESDFNA; encoded by the exons ATGACTGTCCCACC CTTCACGATGGCTCTTCAGCAAGACGTCCTGctctttctttgctttttaccCTTTGCTAATGCTCTCTACAAGCAATGGATTCCAGACACAAATTTTGAAAATGCAACCAACTGGGATAAAGGCTCAATACCGTGCGGTAGCGACCAAGTGGTGTTTCTGGCACAGAGGAAAGTGTCTGTTTACGTAGAAACTGCTCACACCATCACTGGAATGAACTTGCCGATGGACGGGGAGTTTATCCTGATGTCTGGAGCTGGCTTTTCTGTGAGAGATGGTGGAGATCCTGGCTGTGGGTCTGGCGTTACGGCTCATTTTAAAGACTATGAATCTTTGAAGTGGTTCGACCCGTCGCTGTGGGTGGCCGCGACCACTGTCGACGACCTGCACAGGGGTACGTATCAGTTTTCAGTCCATGAGGAGAGCGTCCCATGTCGGTTTGAAGACGTTGTGTTTCAGGAGGCCACCTCATTCCGCGTGGATGTTTCTTCGAATCATGACGTCCACGTGAAGAGCATCTCCGTACTTGGGAAGAAGTTCACCAGCAGCTCTGAGTTCTCCCATTTTCTGTCTTCTGGTTCCGGCAAGCTCCAGTTTCACGGTTCTTCATCCCTTAGCATTGGTGGTGCAGGCTGCAGCGACATCACTGGATGCATCTGCGGTAATTCTGTGAATCGTGACAAGATCTGCGCGAATGTGAAATGCGAGTCATTGGGTTGCAGGAAGCCCCTGCACCCGGTGGGACATTGTTGTGATGTCTGTGGTGCCATTGTGAACGTTCAGTTCTCTTCCAACTTCAACTTCGAGTCATATCGCCAGAGGCTTCAGCACCTGTTCCTCAGCATGCACAAATACGAATTGATACAGCTGGCCATGTCGAAAGTTTTACAAGAGCAGAGGCTGCTGGGAGTGATTCCTTTCGGATCCTCTCAGGAGATTCAGGTGCTGCTTCTGGACCAGAACATGGGCCAAGAAGCGGGAAAGCTAGCTGAAGCCCTTGCTCGTGACATAGCAAAGGACGTCCACAACCACGGCTCCAACCTCGGCATCAGTGCCATGGAGTTCCAGGCATCCTCAGGAGCGAGCAGCAGTGACGCGACTGGGAACAGCGCGGGGCTATTGACCGGTGCCGTGCTGGGCTCTCTGGTTGTGGTGGGTTTACTAGCAGTCCTTACTGTGCTCTACCGCCGTGGCATTGTTAAATTACCCAGGATGCCTAGCATCCCCTCACTCAGTAAATGGAAGAACAGTAGTGACATTGGCGAGCTGGGTGGCCCACTGGACCGGGGTTTTGTTAACCCCATGTTTGACAAACCGACCATGATGCCTGAAGAACCGGTACTGTACGGGACAGAGACTGTGAACTCTATCACCCTAACTCAGTCAGGGGTCCATTTCGTAAATCCCGTTTATGATGAAAGCGACTTTAATGCATGA
- the zgc:112148 gene encoding Golgi apparatus membrane protein TVP23 homolog B yields MIRQDSGSEVPLFHEDESTFDEKKSNIKHPQACFFHLFFRTSAILIYLFCELFSRSFIANMVTIILLLSCDFWTVKNVTGRLLVGLRWWNQVDEDGHSHWMFESRTETNKNISNSESNIFWLGLIVCPLFWVFFVFSSLFAFNIKWLVFVFMGAVLQWANLYGYVRCKAGGGKKLKDMATNYLGLKLFKKHGGAPHIAFTQGPRICATPLRPPTVTGAQGTTGKPAELKTTTEMVRLKSTVDLGGAGLRQHRYGLSGEW; encoded by the exons ATGATCAGACAG GACTCTGGGAGTGAAGTGCCATTATTCCATGAGGATGAAAGTACCTTCGATGAGAAGAAATCAAACATCAA ACACCCTCAGGCCTGCTTCTTTCATCTCTTCTTCCGCACAAGCGCCATCCTCATCTACCTCTTTTGTGAGCTTTTCAGCCGAAGTTTCATCGCCAACATGGTCACCATCATTTTGCTTCTGTCTTGTGATTTCTGGACAGTAAAG AATGTGACGGGGAGGCTGCTGGTGGGTTTGAGGTGGTGGAATCAGGTGGATGAAGATGGACACAGTCACTGGATGTTTGAATCCAGAACG GAAACCAATAAGAACATCTCAAACTCTGAGTCAAACATTTTCTGGCTTGGTCTGATCGTGTGTCCACTGTTTTgggttttctttgtgtttagcagtcTTTTTGCCTTTAACATAAAGTGGTTG gtgtttGTGTTCATGGGAGCAGTCCTGCAGTGGGCTAACTTGTATGGGTATGTGCGATGCAAAGCAGGTGGTGGAAAGAAACTGAAGGACATGGCAACTAATTACTTAGGCCTTAAACTCTTCAAAAAG CATGGAGGGGCCCCACACATTGCCTTTACACAGGGCCCGAGAATCTGTGCTACACCCCTGCGACCACCCACAGTCACTGGAGCTCAGGGGACCACAGGAAAGCCAGCAGAGCTGAAGACCACTACGGAGATGGTGAGGTTGAAGTCCACTGTGGATCTAGGGGGTGCAGGGCTGCGACAACACCGTTATGGgctctcgggggagtggtga
- the LOC130561939 gene encoding 5-hydroxytryptamine receptor 3A-like isoform X1: protein MTLYSTYCMMQFVCVFLGSKMVLKPSISTLILIMLSLTVMTCGNSTDCDRRCLANILVKKELLSAPQGDNCTIRVNITSIQYETLSFDTKEMQMNSRIKVNMQWKDSDLGWTNDTYRFPTVVLPVEKIWTPRIVLDNAVETTTEPYTNDVQVRRDGVVEHSVILFTTVSCEINLFNYPYVFGECPVAINGWSQKSCSLTLSIANNVTLISGSRGEWQTLSVSKNEDKTQEDRNYLFVTLSINPFGAFVTLILPSALIMFADLVSFALPFEGGERNSFKVTLVLSFTMFLLILNEHLPNGGNCSPLLHYHFSFCLVCLVLSMLISIVLTRLSVDGSILPCRRVKVHPTLDTQTHGSLDAEKDTGVIEKKCGGVTSEQAALQKIVKFLENMKKDDKQTEDTMAFSYRLDKMFFYFFVFIYISYIIILICITRTDICKVNNLDFWDDSERDDDNFDYSYNPD from the exons ATGACATTATatagcacatactgtatgatgcagtttgtgtgtgtgtttctaggGTCTAAAATGGTTCTTAAACCAAGTATCTCAACTTTGATCCTCATCATGTTATCTCTGACTG TGATGACTTGTGGAAATTCAACAGACTGTGATCGACGGTGTCTGGCAaatattttggttaaaaaagaaCTTCTGAGCGCCCCACAGGGTGATAACTGTACCATCAGAGTAAACATCACTTCAATACAATACGAGACGCTGTCTTTT gatacaaaggaaatgcaaatgaACAGCCGTATCAAGGTTAACATG CAATGGAAGGATTCGGATCTTGGGTGGACAAATGATACATATAGATTCCCAACAGTTGTGTTACCCGTTGAAAAAATCTGGACTCCCAGGATAGTTCTGGACAATGC TGTGGAGACTACTACGGAGCCGTACACAAATGATGTGCAGGTGAGGAGAGATGGCGTTGTGGAGCATTCAGTTATCTTGTTTACGACGGTGAGCTGTGAAATCAACTTATTCAACTACCCCTATGTGTTTGGGGAGTGTCCCGTGGCCATCAATGGATGGAGCCAAAAAT CTTGTTCACTGACCTTGTCCATTGCTAATAATGTGACTCTGATCAGCGGTAGTAGAGGAGAGTGGCAGACCTTGAGCGTGTCCAAAAATGAGGATAAGACGCAAGAAGATCGCAATTATCTCTTT GTCACCCTGTCTATCAACCCCTTTGGTGCCTTCGTGACTCTGATCTTGCCCAGTGCACTTATAATGTTTGCCGACCTGGTGAGCTTTGCTCTGCCATTTGAAGGAGGAGAGCGCAACTCTTTCAAGGTCACGCTGGTCCTGAGCTTCACCATGTTCCTTCTCATCCTCAACGAACATCTGCCTAATGGTGGAAACTGTAGCCCTCTCCTCC ATTATCACTTCAGTTTCTGTCTGGTGTGTTTGGTCCTGAGCATGCTGATTTCCATAGTGTTAACACGTCTGTCTGTAGACGGAAGCATCTTGCCATGCAGACGTGTGAAGGTTCATCCTACATTGGACACCCAAACACACGGAAGTTTGGATGCAGAGAAAG ATACTGGTGTGATTGAAAAAAAGTGTGGTGGTGTGACCTCAGAGCAGGCTGCGCTTCAGAAGATAGTGAAGTTTCTGGAGAACATGAAGAAAGATGACAAGCAGACAGAGGACACCATGGCCTTTTCCTATCGACTGGACAAAATGTTTTTCTACTTTTttgtattcatttacatttcataCATTATAATTCTTATTTGTATTACCCGGACAGACATTTGCAAGGTTAATAATCTGGATTTCTGGGATGATTCGGAGCGTGACGATGACAATTTTGACTACTCGTATAATCCCGACTAA
- the LOC130561939 gene encoding 5-hydroxytryptamine receptor 3A-like isoform X2: MVLKPSISTLILIMLSLTVMTCGNSTDCDRRCLANILVKKELLSAPQGDNCTIRVNITSIQYETLSFDTKEMQMNSRIKVNMQWKDSDLGWTNDTYRFPTVVLPVEKIWTPRIVLDNAVETTTEPYTNDVQVRRDGVVEHSVILFTTVSCEINLFNYPYVFGECPVAINGWSQKSCSLTLSIANNVTLISGSRGEWQTLSVSKNEDKTQEDRNYLFVTLSINPFGAFVTLILPSALIMFADLVSFALPFEGGERNSFKVTLVLSFTMFLLILNEHLPNGGNCSPLLHYHFSFCLVCLVLSMLISIVLTRLSVDGSILPCRRVKVHPTLDTQTHGSLDAEKDTGVIEKKCGGVTSEQAALQKIVKFLENMKKDDKQTEDTMAFSYRLDKMFFYFFVFIYISYIIILICITRTDICKVNNLDFWDDSERDDDNFDYSYNPD; encoded by the exons ATGGTTCTTAAACCAAGTATCTCAACTTTGATCCTCATCATGTTATCTCTGACTG TGATGACTTGTGGAAATTCAACAGACTGTGATCGACGGTGTCTGGCAaatattttggttaaaaaagaaCTTCTGAGCGCCCCACAGGGTGATAACTGTACCATCAGAGTAAACATCACTTCAATACAATACGAGACGCTGTCTTTT gatacaaaggaaatgcaaatgaACAGCCGTATCAAGGTTAACATG CAATGGAAGGATTCGGATCTTGGGTGGACAAATGATACATATAGATTCCCAACAGTTGTGTTACCCGTTGAAAAAATCTGGACTCCCAGGATAGTTCTGGACAATGC TGTGGAGACTACTACGGAGCCGTACACAAATGATGTGCAGGTGAGGAGAGATGGCGTTGTGGAGCATTCAGTTATCTTGTTTACGACGGTGAGCTGTGAAATCAACTTATTCAACTACCCCTATGTGTTTGGGGAGTGTCCCGTGGCCATCAATGGATGGAGCCAAAAAT CTTGTTCACTGACCTTGTCCATTGCTAATAATGTGACTCTGATCAGCGGTAGTAGAGGAGAGTGGCAGACCTTGAGCGTGTCCAAAAATGAGGATAAGACGCAAGAAGATCGCAATTATCTCTTT GTCACCCTGTCTATCAACCCCTTTGGTGCCTTCGTGACTCTGATCTTGCCCAGTGCACTTATAATGTTTGCCGACCTGGTGAGCTTTGCTCTGCCATTTGAAGGAGGAGAGCGCAACTCTTTCAAGGTCACGCTGGTCCTGAGCTTCACCATGTTCCTTCTCATCCTCAACGAACATCTGCCTAATGGTGGAAACTGTAGCCCTCTCCTCC ATTATCACTTCAGTTTCTGTCTGGTGTGTTTGGTCCTGAGCATGCTGATTTCCATAGTGTTAACACGTCTGTCTGTAGACGGAAGCATCTTGCCATGCAGACGTGTGAAGGTTCATCCTACATTGGACACCCAAACACACGGAAGTTTGGATGCAGAGAAAG ATACTGGTGTGATTGAAAAAAAGTGTGGTGGTGTGACCTCAGAGCAGGCTGCGCTTCAGAAGATAGTGAAGTTTCTGGAGAACATGAAGAAAGATGACAAGCAGACAGAGGACACCATGGCCTTTTCCTATCGACTGGACAAAATGTTTTTCTACTTTTttgtattcatttacatttcataCATTATAATTCTTATTTGTATTACCCGGACAGACATTTGCAAGGTTAATAATCTGGATTTCTGGGATGATTCGGAGCGTGACGATGACAATTTTGACTACTCGTATAATCCCGACTAA
- the stk19 gene encoding serine/threonine-protein kinase 19: MNRKRALIANTFCLTKKRRCGGADKGESHDGAADIRSSLQYLMTLFSRKLFNDTLPPVVFKHQLYSLHNDKTLVDKLLNEFRESGELLMFQLGFDSEAFGLVFTEDYRAKVLQGEAGRDTRATVEKFLDKLIPTCSDLSFNKDKMLKEFLFTDSEITQLVKSGVLTVRDAGSWWLSIPNSGKFIKYFIKGRNAVLGMVKKSKYSEILKDELEGRRTPSQVKFQMKYHIHDIIGAELVECIQTTSGTLLRYVDGNINHPNTHLS, from the exons ATGAACAGAAAAAGAGCTTTGATCGCGAACACTTTCTGTTTAACGAAGAAACGCAGATGTGGAGGAGCAGACAAGGGAGAAAGTCACG ATGGAGCGGCTGATATCAGATCAAGCTTGCAGTACCTCATGACACTGTTTTCACGCAAACTCTTCAACGACACGCTTCCTCCTGTGGTCTTCAAACATCAACTCTACAGTTTACACAATGACAAAACCTTAGTGGATAAGTTGCTG AATGAATTTAGGGAAAGCGGTGAGCTGTTGATGTTCCAGCTGGGATTTGACTCTGAGGCCTTTGGTTTGGTGTTCACTGAAGACTACAGAGCCAAAGTGCTGCAAGGAGAGGCAGGCAGAGACACCCGTGCAACAGTGGAGAAATTTCTGGATAAACTAATTCCCACCTGCTCAGATTTGAGctttaacaaagacaaaatgttaaaggaGTTTCTCTTCACAGACTCCGAGATAAC GCAGCTGGTTAAATCAGGTGTACTGACTGTAAGGGATGCAGGTAGCTGGTGGCTTTCAATCCCAAACTCTGGCAAATTCATCAAGTATTTCATTAAAG GACGCAACGCTGTTCTTGGCATGGTAAAGAAATCCAAGTACAGTGAAATCCTGAAGGATGAATTAGAGGGCCGTCGCACACCTTCCCAGGTTAAATTCCAGATGAAGTATCACATTCATGATATTATTGGTGCAGAGTTAGTAGAATG CATACAAACAACTTCAGGGACGTTATTGCGATACGTGGACGGAAATATCAATCACCCGAACACTCACTTGTCTTAA